Within the Medicago truncatula cultivar Jemalong A17 chromosome 4, MtrunA17r5.0-ANR, whole genome shotgun sequence genome, the region TAGAGTTGTGGGCAAATTTTAcgaaaatgattaattaatttgattttaatgataaaactAGTGTAATGTACTAAAACTTATTCATTAATTTAGTGAATTagttaaataaaagagaattcaataaataaagatattaatagaaaaaataataaatgttacattaatattataaaatgataattatttgaacaataatttttaaacaacttttgtgcAACTTAATCTCTcatatttttattgtaattttattttctatcttcatttttctttgtctAATGTTATTGTTCAATAAAAAGGGTGGAAAAAAGTTATCACTAAAAGTGATTAATTATGTTGACAGTGGCATTAACGTTGTACCACATTAACGTGTGAGTTGACCGCAAGCAAGCATGAAATGTTTGACGATAAAATATACCTTCCAAACTAGCTGTCACAAAAGCCACTATTCAGTAATGCAAGCTCTTATCCTCATAGCTACTGCACATACAAGCCTATAAATATCCCAGTCCCAGCAACAAGTAATTGAAACACATGATACCATCAACCATGAACTTCACCTCATGCATATACCTTCTACTCATAATCCTAACCACAAATCACTTCATTCTTTCACACTCAGAAAACTGCAACCCAGATGACAAAAGAACCCTACTCCAAATAAAGAAAGAATTTGGCAACCCTAGCCAACTCTCTTCATGGGATCCAACCATCGACTGCTGTAACAGTACATGGCTAGGTGTAGATTGTGACAACTTCAACCGAACCTACCGTATCACCGGTCTTGATCTCGAAAACATCAACCTCCCTAAACCTGTCCCAATTCCACCTTCCATATTCAATCTCCCTTCCCTAAACGTCCTCTATCTGGCCTACATGCCCAACCTTGTTGGCCCTATCCCTCCTTCCATCTCCAAACTCTCCAAACTCAATTATATCTACATCATCCAAACCAACATCTCCGGGGAGATACCTTACACTCTCTCACAGATCAAAACACTAGTAACCATCTCCTTCAATAGCAACAAACTCACCGGTCCCCTCCCCGCTTCACTCTCAACTATCCCAACCCTCGCTGGAATCGCATTCAACGATAACCAACTCACCGGCACAATACCAGAATCTTACGGCTCATTTCCGCCTCTCTTTACCGGGTTGCTTCTCTCGCGAAACCGACTCTCCGGGAAGATTCCGGCTTCCCTCCGGAAACTGAACCTTGCTGATGTGGACTTGTCACATAACGCGTTTGAGGGTGATGCGTCCATGTTTTTTAAGTCAAATATACTCACTTATACGATAACATTGGGGAGTAATTCGTTTGCTTTTGATATTTCGAAAGTTGGGTTATCGAAGGATTTGAATAAGTTGGATATAAGGCACAATAAAATATATGGTAAGCTACCAGAGAGACTCTCGGAGCTCAGGTATCTGCATAAGTTGAACGTGAGCGATAATAATTTGTGTGGTCAGATTCCAATGAACACAAGGTTTGATGCGAGTTGTTATGTTCTTAATAAGTGCTTGTGTGGTTCTCCTCTTCCTGCTTGCAAGACTTGATTTGAATTAATGGATCCCACAAAACTATATCTATATATACGAGTTTTGAATAAAGAAGATGGTGGTGGACCTTCGTTTAAATTATAGTAATCCATAAGAAgaggtgtatttttttttttttggttccaaGAAATTTAGGATGAGGGAATGGTGCCCCAGTCCAAGGTAGGGAAGATCTTCAGGCTCAAAGAGTACTTATcttgatatattaaaaaatgagattaattttgataaaatgtaATTAAGTTTTACCAGCAGGTATGTGTGACTGGAAATAATGGTCAAGTTATTTTCAAtaatatgatgattatgatcTATGATTGATTGACTGAATTTGGCAAAGGGAGTTATGTATCTTAATACTTTTCTCATTGGTTGATTCAACTTTTACGGAATGCAAAATCTTGTTAACTTGTTCTCAAGTGAAGGGGGCAAAAGTGCATCCTGACTAGTAGTAATAAATAGAGAGAAATGAAGAGACTGGTAAATAGAGAGATGCTAACTCTACAGCTGGGTGGGGCcagtttgttaaataaaaaggagatttttttttcttttttacattatcatatgaaataaattcatcaaaaaatagaaaaatgatacATTGATATCAAATCTCAAAGTCAAATGCGTTGTCATTTGGTTTTTAGGTGTACTTTAGAAATACATGTaaattgtaaaagataaaaaaagaattatgagAAAAATAGAGATTGCATGTATAGTTTCATATattttggaatatttttttaggtggACATAAAAATTTGGATACTTtatttaatcacacacaaaaaagTACACATGTtataatcatttgaaaattaatcattatttaattactatttttcctaccttttctttttatatgtGTGACCAAATGAAATGTTCAAATCATTGCGACCACCCAAGAATTGCTCTATATTTTGATCTTCATAAAACACAActctaaaaatatatgtatcCCATAATAtctttatgtaatattttttttttttttttataaccaaAAGAGATACTCCCTCtagtcctatttataagaaacatttaaattttttgattcattgtataaatgatgtattaaccATCTTCGTGAAAAGTAACATGTAGGACATTACTACAAATGGAAAATTATAGATAGACACACCTTCTATTCTACACCCTTCCAACCACTCTTGACTTGGCAAATTTTGATTGGtccaacaaaaacaataataaaaacaaaacaaaaaaaacaagggaacttctacggtagttttacttcataaatttatatattaacgatcattttatgaaataagtagttattgtcaatatttatatttttgaaaacatcatgtcatgagaaaaaaacatcatttcattgtttataaggattatattaaatttttaacattttctcgtaaaaaataatcaatattcttcattatgagcaataaaaattcaaaaaaagtaaattttatttcatcgacgcttttgttaaataagatttaattattataactatcaatga harbors:
- the LOC25493340 gene encoding polygalacturonase inhibitor 2 produces the protein MIPSTMNFTSCIYLLLIILTTNHFILSHSENCNPDDKRTLLQIKKEFGNPSQLSSWDPTIDCCNSTWLGVDCDNFNRTYRITGLDLENINLPKPVPIPPSIFNLPSLNVLYLAYMPNLVGPIPPSISKLSKLNYIYIIQTNISGEIPYTLSQIKTLVTISFNSNKLTGPLPASLSTIPTLAGIAFNDNQLTGTIPESYGSFPPLFTGLLLSRNRLSGKIPASLRKLNLADVDLSHNAFEGDASMFFKSNILTYTITLGSNSFAFDISKVGLSKDLNKLDIRHNKIYGKLPERLSELRYLHKLNVSDNNLCGQIPMNTRFDASCYVLNKCLCGSPLPACKT